A window of Phaseolus vulgaris cultivar G19833 chromosome 4, P. vulgaris v2.0, whole genome shotgun sequence genomic DNA:
CAACTACGGAATAAGGTGCACTAAATTCCAAACTAAGAGTTATACAACACATTGAGTCAGTCTTTTATGATCACTGGATGTCGAGGcttttatgatttatttattttttgtattgtaTTTTTGGATGTGTCTTTTTAACTGGATATTAAGAACATATCAAATCTTTCAtacaaaaaagtaaaatagatttagaataaaattgtaaaactaGGTCAGAAACACACAAATCTGGAAATTTGAAGAAATTTATGGAAAACAAAGAATTGGAGAACAATACAACAAGACATACACATAAAAATTCCAAATTGAGAGCTATACAACACATTGAGTCAGTCTTTTATGATCACTGGATGTCGAGGATTTTATGATTTATtccttttttgtattttatttttggacGTGCCTTTTTAACTGGATATTAAGAGCACATCAAATCTTTCATacaaaaaaggaaaacaaatttagaataaaattgtaaacTAGGTCAGAAACACACAAATCTGGAAATTGGAAGAAACCTATGGAAACCAAAGAATTGGAGAACAATACAACAAGACATGCACATAAATTTGTAATAGAGGTTTACTAATGAACAAATATCAAGCTAGAGACTCAAAGATTAGAAAAAGATAATGCACAAAGCTTTTATGAAAGTTTTAAACTCACAgcatttcatcaaacacattatGTTCATTTTAAGAGGCATTTACACAAACACTTATGAAAATAGCTAAAAACTCGAATTGATGGACAACTAATCAAAGAACATGACATTATACAATACATGCAAGGATTAAAAACGAAAATTAATACCACATAGAACACATTACACTGATTAAAATGGGAAAATATATCAAAAGCAATGACACAATTAAGAACAACAAGAACACGTAAGAACATGAACAACTATAGGTTATGCAACAGAACACATGTAGAACAAGTTGACATGGTTTGGACTGATTAAAACATAGTTTGAACTGTTTAAATTGTTAAGAACTTGAATTAAACagtggaaaaaaatattaaacacagaaaaaacaaaattaaacagtGCAAACAACAAGAACTGTGAAGAACAGTGAGGAACACAAAGCAAACGGTGTAACTTAAGTTTTAAATGGTGGAATTGAATTATAAAAGATGAAACTTGAAAAAAATTTGGTATAACTCATAATCAAACAATGAAACATCAAGAACAATGATGAAACAACACAAAAACtgagtgattttttttaaccaaAGAACTTAGCTGAAATCGTGAGCAATGCAGTGGATCTTATGTTGCCATGAGTACCACATGATGCAAACTGTAGAAGCTTGCTTGGATTGAGGGTGAGTGACATAATTTTAAGGAGTGATTGCACCAAATGGAGGAGGATTTGGTGAGAATTGGAGTGAGTTTTAGTGCCAAATGGGACAATAAACGTCTACGTCACCTTAGTGTAGCTTAGACCTACactaaatgtaataaaatattaacttacaTTCACTTTGTGTTTCCATTCTTGACACAATATCATTCTGCAACTTATTTGTTGATTACATCTACTTTGTGTCCCCATTCTAGACTCAATATTATCCtatcacttaattttttttattgcatttaCTTTGTGTCTCCACTCACTCTAGACACTAacttactattattattttaataatttttagtgtgaATTAAAGGTCTCTATTGTCGACataatatttaacatttatttttgtgtccaACTAGAGTAGACTTTATCCGTACtagtgactttttttttatagccCCACTTTTTATTGACAACTAAAATAGATTTTGCTTGTAGTATATATTTGTATTGGTatgtaatattaatatattctcATTGTtacacatttaaagtttttattaatttaatacaattttatcaaaataaataaaaattatcaaaataagtaaattatgtaaatttgatataattttagttaaaatttgattATATCAAAATTATACATCTTAATACAATTTCgtttcaaatatattaaaatccgattttttacaataaaatcatgtagcacgaattatttattttaatattttttttatattttatttattttaataattagaaGTTGATTTGATCAAATTAGTAAAAAATCTCACACATCCACGAGAGTCAGCAGTCGGAATAATTTTGCTTTCAAAAGCTTGTAATGAAACCTTATTTTCTTTCCACCAAAAGATCCaatcaaacaaacaaaattacATTCATAACCGCTGGGAGGGAAGCTTGGTCTAGCCGCCAGGTGGACCTTTCTCTGTTTCTTTCCTTCATTGTATGGTCTGTTTTCATCTACTACCCATTACAACACAACACAGCTCAACACATTCTCTTTCCCCAACACCACTTTCCATCTTCCAACACCACCCTTTCTCTCTCCCTCTTTCTCTCCCTCACGGCTCCGCCAGACTCGGGTTCGGATCTCCGATCGCCGCCGCACCGCGAAACGAGTTTCCAAACTCAGAATCCAGATCCCTCCCATTCCCCACACCATGATCGCCATTCCGTATCTCACCGCGTTGACCACCTACTTCAGCTACGGCTTGCTCTTCGCCTTCGGCCAGTTCAGGGATTTCTTCCGCAAAATCTTCGACTGGTGCAGCTCCAACAATCTTCAGGTCCTTCTTATCGCCATTTTCTTTTCATTCCATACATTTATACTATAATACTTGTAATTATACCAATGCGTTGGTTCTCAGGGTTACGCACCGATCTGCTTAGGGCTCGAAGATTTTTACATTCGCCGTTTGTATCTTCGCATTCAGGTTTTTATTTCGTTTCGCTTTTCGCTTCCTTAATAGCAAGTGAAATGCGTGTGTCTATTCCAACATTGAATGTTTATTGATTTTCGTTTGGGTGcgtttttgtgattttttgtgtaattttcttcatttttttcttttagtttatttgttttgatttttggtTTCTCCCAGGACTGTTTTGGGAGACCAATTGCAAGTGCTCCTGATGCGTGGTTTGATGTAGTGGAACGCTTCTCCAATGATAGCAACAAGACACTGACGTAAAACCTTCTATTTAGTTTTCAGgcctataaatatatttttatgtttgagaatatgatttattttacaCAATGGCGGCAACTAAGTTTAATGTATGATCTCTTGCAAACTATCAGAATCCTTCCCCTAGAATTTTTTTGTAACTATTTATCCTAATGCAGACGGACTGATAAACTAAGTAGATGCCTTAACTTGGGATCATACAACTATCTTGGTTTTGCGGCTGCTGACGAATACTGCACGCCTCGAGTAGTTGAAACGTTGAAGAAGTACTCTCCAAGCACTTGCAGTTCTCGTGTGGATGGAGGTAGGTATTATCTTTGTTTGTATTTTAGCTGTTAAAGTGTGgttttggttttttatttttacatgtgTCTTATTATGTTACATTGAATGTGACTTCTCCAATAGGGACGACTGAACTTCACAATGAACTCGAGGAGTGTGTTGCAAGCTTTGTTAGGAAGCCAGCTGCTATAGTTTTTGGTATGGGCTACGTGACAAACTCTGCTATTCTTCCAGTCTTGATGGGGAAGGTTTGTGAAATATAGTAATTTTACCATTTTGAGATACTAATGTTTGCATGGTTATTCATTGTTATAACAATTTTTCACAGGGAAGTCTGATTATTAGTGATTCGTTGAACCACAACTCAATTGTTAACGGTGCACGAGGATCAGGAGCAACTATTCGTGTTTTTCAACACAACGGTGAGTATTGTTCTTTGCTGTATACTAAAGTAAGTTTTGGGCTAGTCCTGGAGTCCCCAGCTTTTCAATTTCACATACTGTTACGAAAGGAAAGATCTTTATTTTAATTCGTGGGTTGGGATTCATCCTAAATATGTGTATAGGATAGGATGGTTAAATTTCAGTGACCTCATTTATGCTAACAGAATGGAACAGAAAGGGTAACTGAACTGGCTTATGATTAGTTATGTTTATATGTAGTTTGAGCACTTGGTTACCTGctgagttattttttaaatttctctgTATTTGTGTTAATATGATGTTGCTCGCTGAGATCACATCAATATTTATTCACTTTCTTCTGTGTATTTTTATCCACAGTTCCATCTCATCTAGAAGAAGTGTTAAGAGAACAAATTGCCGAGGGACAGCCAAGGACACATAGGCCTTGGAAGAAAATAATGGTTATTGTGGAGGGGATATACAGCATGGAAGGAGAGCTTTGCGAACTTCCAGAGATCATAGctatatgtaaaaaatataaggTTGGCTATTATGGTAGCTCTAATGTAATATACAAGTtgtatttctttaatttatacCTGTTTTTGGTGtgcatttttcattttctattttatatggGGCCAGTATTTAATCTTAAAATTAAGATCCGCTTTGCGGAAGTCTACACAGACAAGGCTACTTGCAAAATTTCTGAATGGAATGTTCTACATGGTTTATGCTTAGGAACACTGTATTCgatttaacataatttaatcTATTGACTCAAATGGGCATGCCATGTAAAAGAAACAAGATACTACTTTcctgtagtttttttttttgctggAATAGTTTTGTATAGTCTCATTACAACCCTCATGCTGCTACTTTTTTCCTTAATAGTGTGTTTGGATGAAGTAATTTAATAGAGTAATTCATTTATTTGGTGAGTTTAAAGTTCTTTGGAGTAAAAGGAGTTGTTTGGATGAGGAAATTAAAAGGAAATTGAAATTTAGGAATTTTTAGAAGGTATTTCAAATAACTAAAACAATGGAATttgaaattcactaaaaaaagCAGAAAATTGGGAAATTCCACCACTAGTCACTTTCTCTTTATGCACacatatattgaaaaaaattaaattgttaaatattatttgaatatttaaatttgactaatattttttttgtaatgtttaattttaaaattttatattttaaaataaatgtttttgaaaGGGAATTTTATCTTAAAAGAGAAATCCAATTACTTTATCCAaataagaaatttgaaatgtaagatattttaattcctctatccaaacaaaatatttagaGAATGAAGAGAATTCAATTGCAAGGATTTAAATATCATGCATTTCAATTTCTAGGGACTGTTGAAATCTGTCATCCAAACACAATGTAAAAGTCTAGTTCAGAGAAGGGGAAGAAGAGCCCACAGTATTCTAGGTTTTCCATCGTTTAGCACTCCTTTTCTCTTAGCAGACATTTAGAGGGATTTTGCAAAAAACTTTCATTGGCAACCTTTAATTTTCCATTTTACTTTGGTTCATTTGTCGCTTCCTTTTTAAATTGCTTTATAGGTATATACATATTTGGATGAAGCACACAGCATAGGAGCTGTGGGCAAGACAGGAAGAGGTGTTTGTGAGCTACTGGGTGTGGATACTGCTGATGTTGACATTATGATGGGAACATTCACCAAATCTTTTGGATCATGTGGAGGATATATTGCAGGATCTAAGGTACTTTCGTTAAATGTTAGACTCCAAATTTAGTGCTTTTTAATTGAGGTAGTAAGTTGATAAAATCAGACAGAggttttcatattttcttttctatcaAACATTTGAGAAACAACTATATCATTTTCTTCTATCTTGTTTATTAGGTTTGCTGAAAATGTGGGTTTACACCACTCATACAGtgctttatttttaatttaatcaataatactacaatcaaggaaacaaacaaTGGATGAAATCCCTAACTTTCAGATATGAAATATGACATTCCCCCATTTATGTAAAGATAGAATCAGATCTTTAATACTCACCTTCAAGCTGGAGCATAGATGTTGTATGAATCAAGCCTGTTACATAATTTGTGATATGAATTTGACTAACATCAAGTTGGCAGCATGAGAGTCTCGAGTTTTGTGATAGTCAATCTCAGAATTTAGTTTGCTCATGGAAGGTTGGATTTGATGCAATGAGTTGCTTGATTGTCCATATCTAGTCTCTTTACTATCTCCAAATTTTAAGTTGTAAGTCATGTAATCACACATGCAACTACTGCCATAGCAAAATATTGAGCTTTGGCATTGGATCTAGCAACTATGTTTTGCTTCCTACTTGTTGAGATTCCTCCAATAAGAGCATAATACCTAGAAGTGGATTTCTTATTTAATGGTGATGCCTATCAACATTGAAGTAATAAACAGTTTTGGCATTGCTTGTCTTCATATAGTAATTTCCAATTTGGTGGGTTCTTAATGTATTAAAGAATGTGTACTACAACATCCCAATGATTATGAAGGAAGCATTCAAGAATTGATTTACCACACTAATTGCAAATGTGATATTTGATCTTGTCACAGTTAGATGATTAAGTCTACCCATAAGACAATGATATCTTCCTAGGTCTTTCAATGGCTCTTGCAAACCCGATAGAAGCTTCACTTTGGGATCCACAAGGGGTATCACTAGGGCTACAATCAAGCATACTAGGCTTACTCAATTTTTCGTAGGGAATAATGCTAGATGAGGATTAGGCAACTTCAAttctcaaaatatatttgagtgCACTTGGCTCCTATGTTTGACTGTGACTTTGGAGATGAGATTTTAGTAGGTGGATATTGTCAAAGTCATCTTCAGTAATGGCAATGTCATTAGCATAAATGACTAGGTAAATGCATAGTCCACTAGGAGGTAGGAGGAGGGATAACACTAAGCGATTAGCCTTGGAAGTGAGTCATGCCAGTCCTAGTAGAACTAAAACAACCAAACTAGGCACAAAGTGACCACTTCAACCATATagataacatgactaagacgaTTAGACAAGGTAACAATCACTTGAAATGGTAAACCTGGTAGCCAATCCATATAAGCATCAACTCACCATGCAAGAAGGATTAGTTGAAAGCAAAAGGTTGAATGTATTTCTGAATGTATTTATAAATGTGATTACAGTATAAATTTATAGActatttacaacctaattaagaaaagaaataataggtaattaaagcaagaaataaTAGGTAGTTAAAGCTATacaaataaattcaaatctccAAATGATATCAAATCTGTccaaataaatagaaaaaacagAATCTGTAGTAATTATGGAATAATTATCTCCTAATTATGCAACAAGATTGTTATCTCTCCTAGAATAAGTAGTCTTAAATAGAATTTATTGTAAAGGTGTTGTGTGCTATGTGTTGTACCTAGTTCCTAGATGTATCTTGTCATATTCTCTTCCCTCTCATATTCTCTTACCTAgttccaacacacccccctcacgtctagactaccaactcgtgcatgagactaaatattatgggtggcctgataagcccaacaaacactcgctatgATAGACTCTAAATGGCTGagaccatattaagaagtgaactttaagcctaactcaacctcataaaccggtttataagatgagatttgcacccacttatatactatgaaatgtccttatctctagtcaatgtgtaATCTCCAACAACTACCATAGGTTGACTCCTTCCTATTTTTCCTATATTTCTTCCATCTATTCTATTACTATTCCTAACAATGTGATAGAAGCACTTGATCATCCTAGGTGGCAACAAGCTATGATTACTAAAATGGGCTCTCGAACATAACAAAACATGGGAGTTAGTTCCTCCTCTCTCATGGAAGAAGACAATAGACTGTCGTTGAGTCTGTGCCATTAGGGTTGGACCTAATGGTGAAATGGATAGCCTTAAAGCTCGTTTGGTGGCTAAAGGATATATTCAGATCTGAGTTTGACTTTAGTGATACTTTTTGTATGGTGGCCAAAATGACTACTGTCAGACTCTTCCTTGCCATGACAACCATACGTCATTAGCCCATTATcaattagatattaaaaatgtttttctacATGGTAGTTTGGAAGAGGAGGTCTACATGGAGCAACGTCTTGGGTTTTTGCTCAAAGGGAGTTTAGTTTGGTTTTTAAGTTGTGTCGTTTCTCTATGGCCTCAAGCAATCTCCACATGCTTGGTTTGGAAAGTTTAGGTACAATGTTTAATTCTTTGGGCTAAAATGCACTAAGACGGACCACTCTGTTTTCTATTCACGCCTCCCCTGGAGAATGTGTGTACTTAATAGTGTATGTTAAAAATATAGTTGTAAGAAATGATGTTGCTAAAATCTCTCGAGTTAAAGGAACACCTATGCAATCATTTTCGGATCAAGAATATTGGAAATCTCAAGTAGCCCAATCAAAGGAAGGAGTATCTCTCAAAAGAAATGTGCT
This region includes:
- the LOC137837267 gene encoding long chain base biosynthesis protein 2a, which gives rise to MIAIPYLTALTTYFSYGLLFAFGQFRDFFRKIFDWCSSNNLQGYAPICLGLEDFYIRRLYLRIQDCFGRPIASAPDAWFDVVERFSNDSNKTLTRTDKLSRCLNLGSYNYLGFAAADEYCTPRVVETLKKYSPSTCSSRVDGGTTELHNELEECVASFVRKPAAIVFGMGYVTNSAILPVLMGKGSLIISDSLNHNSIVNGARGSGATIRVFQHNVPSHLEEVLREQIAEGQPRTHRPWKKIMVIVEGIYSMEGELCELPEIIAICKKYKVYTYLDEAHSIGAVGKTGRGVCELLGVDTADVDIMMGTFTKSFGSCGGYIAGSKELVHYLKHACPAHLYATSISPPAAQQIISSIRVILGEDGSNRGAQKLAQIRENSNFFRSELQKMGFEVLGDNDSPVMPIMLYNPAKIPAFSRECLKQNVAVVTVAFPATPLLLARARICISASHSREDLIKALQVISRVGDLVGIKYFPAEPAKQQDTSKKFD